One Setaria italica strain Yugu1 chromosome I, Setaria_italica_v2.0, whole genome shotgun sequence DNA window includes the following coding sequences:
- the LOC101761261 gene encoding uncharacterized protein LOC101761261, whose product MSILWEKSAGWRWLVRRTRDSKPFFFTFAALCGVVPGVIGYGVMQLTSSRNEQLEAHLRSTARPETTMMGQVNRERLAEFLGELQRKEDTNDRYVAALKGETLTRKRYERIQPVPAPVQASQEAASAKAASAEKPKAK is encoded by the exons ATGTCGATCCTGTGGGAGAAGAGCGCTGGGTGGCGGTGGCTGGTGCGGCGGACGCGTGACTCGAAGCccttcttcttcaccttcgCGGCGCTGTGCGGCGTCGTCCCGGGCGTGATAGGCTACGGCGTGATGCAGCTCACCAGCTCCCGCAATGAGCAGCTCGAGGCCCACCTCCGCTCCACCGCCCGACCCGAGACCACG ATGATGGGGCAAGTGAACAGGGAGAGACTGGCCGAGTTTCTCGGCGAGCTGCAAAGGAAAGAGGACACGAACGACAGGTACGTGGCCGCTCTGAAAGGGGAGACGCTGACCAGGAAACGCTACGAGCGCATTCAGCCTGTGCCTGCCCCCGTGCAAGCGAGCCAGGAGGCCGCGTCCGCTAAGGCTGCCAGCGCCGAGAAGCCCAAGGCCAAGTGA